Proteins encoded by one window of Grus americana isolate bGruAme1 chromosome 7, bGruAme1.mat, whole genome shotgun sequence:
- the UNC5B gene encoding netrin receptor UNC5B isoform X2, with amino-acid sequence MPPPGPRRPAALLILLILLLLLLLRRALAAAGLEYSDVLPDSFPSAPAETLPHFLLEPQDAYIVKNKPVELVCRANPATQIYFKCNGEWVNQNDHVTKESLDEVTGMLVREVQIEVSRQQVEELFGLEDYWCQCVAWSSAGTTKSRRAYVRIAYLRKNFDQEPLGKEVPLEHEVLLQCRPPEGVPQAEVEWLRNEDVIDPTQDTNFLITIDHNLIIKQARLLDTANYTCMAKNIVAKRRSTTAAVIVYVNGGWSTWSEWSPCNNRCGRGWQKRTRTCTNPAPLNGGSFCDGQPFQKITCTTLCPVDGAWTEWSKWSACSTECTHWRSRECAAPAPRNGGKDCSGILLDSKNCTDGLCMQMLEATGDVALYAGLVVAIFVFIVILMAVGVVVYRRRCRDFDTDITDSSAALTGGFHPVNFKTSRHDNPQLLHPSMQPDLTASAGVYRGPMYALQDSSDKIPMTNSPLLDPLPNLKIKVYNSSTASSSPGLHDGTDLLGGVPATGTYPGDNTRDGHFANLRSKALGSQHLLSLPREHGNSASSTFGYLGGRLTIPGTGVSLLVPHGAIPQGKFYEMYLVLNKAESALLPSEGTQTVLSPAVTCGPTGLLLCRPVVLTIPHCADVGSSDWIYQLKTQSHQGNWEEVVTLDEETLNTPCYCQLEAKSCHILLDQLGTYVFVGESYSRSAIKRLQLAIFAPTVCTSLEYSLKVYCLEDTPDALKEVLELERTLGGYLLEEPKPLPFKDSYHNLRLSIHDIPHALWRSKLLAKYQEIPFYHIWSGSQRALHCTFTLERYSQASTELTCKICVRQVEGEGQIFQLHVTLGEHAGSFDTLRSHHSGATATTTQLGPYAFKIPLSIRQKICNSLDAPNARGNDWRLLAQKLSMDRYLNYFATKASPTGVLLDLWEAEHQDDGDLNTLASALEEMGKSEMLVVMATEGDC; translated from the exons ggctggagtACAGCGACGTGCTGCCCGACTCCTTCCCCTCGGCCCCGGCAGAGACCCTCCCTCACTTTCTGCTGGAGCCGCAGGACGCCTACATCGTGAAGAACAAGCCGGTGGAGCTCGTTTGCCGCGCCAACCCCGCCACCCAGATCTACTTCAAGTGCAACGGGGAGTGGGTCAACCAGAACGACCACGTCACTAAGGAGAGCCTGGACGAGGTCACCG GGATGCTGGTGCGGGAGGTGCAGATCGAGGTCTCCCGGCAGCAGGTGGAGGAGCTCTTCGGCTTAGAAGATTACTGGTGCCAGTGCGTGGCCTGGAGCTCCGCGGGCACCACGAAGAGCCGCAGGGCGTACGTCCGCATAGCGT acCTGCGGAAGAACTTTGACCAGGAGCCGCTGGGTAAGGAGGTCCCGCTGGAGCATGAGGTCCTGCTGCAGTGCCGCCCACCCGAGGGGGTGCCGCAGGCCGAG GTGGAGTGGCTGAGGAACGAGGATGTCATCGACCCCACCCAGGACACCAACTTCCTGATCACCATCGATCACAACCTCATCATCAAGCAGGCCAGGCTCTTGGACACTGCTAATTACACCTGCATGGCCAAGAACATCGTGGCCAAGCGCCGAAGCACCACGGCCGCTGTCATCGTCTACG TGAACGGTGGTTGGTCCACCTGGTCCGAGTGGTCTCCTTGCAACAACCGCTGCGGCCGGGGCTGGCAGAAGCGCACCCGGACGTGCACCAACCCCGCGCCGCTGAACGGCGGCTCCTTCTGCGATGGGCAGCCTTTCCAGAAAATCACCTGCACCACCCTCTGCCCAG TGGACGGCGCGTGGACGGAGTGGAGCAAGTGGTCGGCGTGCAGCACCGAGTGCACCCACTGGCGCAGCCGCGAGtgcgccgccccggccccccgcaaCGGCGGCAAGGACTGCAGCGGCATACTGCTCGACTCCAAAAACTGCACCGACGGGCTCTGCATGCAGA TGCTGGAGGCCACAGGCGACGTGGCCCTGTACGCCGGGCTGGTGGTGGCCATTTTCGTCTTCATCGTGATCCTCATGgctgtgggggtggtggtgtacAGGAGGAGATGCCGGGATTTTGACACGGACATCACAGACTCATCAGCCGCTCTGACCGGAGGCTTCCACCCCGTCAACTTCAAGACCTCCCGGCACG ACAACCCTCAGCTGCTGCACCCCTCGATGCAGCCGGACCTGACGGCCAGCGCGGGGGTGTACCGTGGCCCCATGTACGCCCTGCAGGACTCCTCCGACAAGATCCCCATGACCAACTCCCCCCTCCTTGACCCCCTCCCCAACCTCAAGATCAAGGTGTACAACTCCTCTACCGCCTCCTCCTCGCCGGGGCTCCATGATGGGACCGACCTGctcgggggggtcccggccaCCGGCACCTACCCGGGGGACAACACCAGGGATGGCCACTTTGCCAACCTGCGGAGCAAAGCCCTGGGCTCCCAGCATCTCCTCAGCTTGCCCCGGGAGCACGGCAACAGCGCCAGCAGCACGTTCGGCTACCTGGGGGGAAGGCTTACCATCCCGGGCACTG GGGTGAGCCTGCTGGTGCCCCACGGGGCCATCCCCCAAGGGAAGTTCTACGAGATGTACCTGGTCCTCAACAAGGCAGAGAGCGCCCT cctgccctcgGAAGGCACGCAGACGGTGCTGAGCCCGGCGGTGACCTGCGGGCCCACCGGCTTGCTCCTGTGCCGCCCCGTCGTCCTGACCATTCCCCACTGCGCAGATGTCGGCTCCTCGGATTGGATTTACCAACTGAAAACACAGTCCCACCAGGGAAACTGGGAG GAAGTTGTGACCCTGGATGAGGAGACCCTCAACACTCCCTGCTACTGCCAGCTGGAAGCTAAGTCCTGCCACATTTTGCTAGACCAGCTTGGTACCTACGTCTTCGTTGGAGAGTCCTACTCCAGGTCAGCCATCAAGAGGCTCCAGCTGGCGATCTTTGCCCCCACCGTTTGCACCTCGCTGGAGTACAGCCTCAAGGTCTACTGCTTGGAGGACACACCAGACGCTCTGAAG gaggtgctggagctggagcgGACGCTGGGTGGGTACCTGCTGGAGGAGCCCAAGCCCCTGCCCTTCAAGGACAGCTACCACAACCTGCGTCTCTCCATCCACGACATCCCCCACGCGCTGTGGAGGAGCAAGCTGCTGGCCAAGTACCAG GAGATCCCCTTCTATCACATCTGGAGCGGCAGCCAGCGAGCCCTGCACTGCACCTTCACGCTGGAGAGGTACAGCCAGGCCTCCACCGAGCTCACCTGCAAGATCTGCGTCCGGCAGGTGGAAGGGGAAGGGCAGATCTTCCAGCTCCATGTCACGTTGGGAGAG CATGCCGGCTCCTTCGACACCCTCCGCTCCCACCACAGTGGTGCCACTGCCACCACCACTCAGCTGGGACCTTACGCCTTCAAAATCCCCCTTTCCATCCGGCAGAAGATCTGCAACAGCCTGGATGCCCCCAACGCCAGGGGAAACGACTGGAGACTTCTCGCCCAGAAGCTTTCCATGGACCG gTATCTGAACTACTTTGCCACCAAAGCCAGCCCCACCGGGGTGCTCCTGGACTTATGGGAAGCCGAGCACCAAGACGACGGCGATCTCAACACCCTGGCCAGTGCCTTAGAAGAGATGGGCAAGAGCGAGATGCTGGTGGTCATGGCCACAGAGGGGGATTGCTGA
- the UNC5B gene encoding netrin receptor UNC5B isoform X1 — MPPPGPRRPAALLILLILLLLLLLRRALAAAGLEYSDVLPDSFPSAPAETLPHFLLEPQDAYIVKNKPVELVCRANPATQIYFKCNGEWVNQNDHVTKESLDEVTGMLVREVQIEVSRQQVEELFGLEDYWCQCVAWSSAGTTKSRRAYVRIAYLRKNFDQEPLGKEVPLEHEVLLQCRPPEGVPQAEVEWLRNEDVIDPTQDTNFLITIDHNLIIKQARLLDTANYTCMAKNIVAKRRSTTAAVIVYVNGGWSTWSEWSPCNNRCGRGWQKRTRTCTNPAPLNGGSFCDGQPFQKITCTTLCPVDGAWTEWSKWSACSTECTHWRSRECAAPAPRNGGKDCSGILLDSKNCTDGLCMQNKRVLSEPKSHLLEATGDVALYAGLVVAIFVFIVILMAVGVVVYRRRCRDFDTDITDSSAALTGGFHPVNFKTSRHDNPQLLHPSMQPDLTASAGVYRGPMYALQDSSDKIPMTNSPLLDPLPNLKIKVYNSSTASSSPGLHDGTDLLGGVPATGTYPGDNTRDGHFANLRSKALGSQHLLSLPREHGNSASSTFGYLGGRLTIPGTGVSLLVPHGAIPQGKFYEMYLVLNKAESALLPSEGTQTVLSPAVTCGPTGLLLCRPVVLTIPHCADVGSSDWIYQLKTQSHQGNWEEVVTLDEETLNTPCYCQLEAKSCHILLDQLGTYVFVGESYSRSAIKRLQLAIFAPTVCTSLEYSLKVYCLEDTPDALKEVLELERTLGGYLLEEPKPLPFKDSYHNLRLSIHDIPHALWRSKLLAKYQEIPFYHIWSGSQRALHCTFTLERYSQASTELTCKICVRQVEGEGQIFQLHVTLGEHAGSFDTLRSHHSGATATTTQLGPYAFKIPLSIRQKICNSLDAPNARGNDWRLLAQKLSMDRYLNYFATKASPTGVLLDLWEAEHQDDGDLNTLASALEEMGKSEMLVVMATEGDC, encoded by the exons ggctggagtACAGCGACGTGCTGCCCGACTCCTTCCCCTCGGCCCCGGCAGAGACCCTCCCTCACTTTCTGCTGGAGCCGCAGGACGCCTACATCGTGAAGAACAAGCCGGTGGAGCTCGTTTGCCGCGCCAACCCCGCCACCCAGATCTACTTCAAGTGCAACGGGGAGTGGGTCAACCAGAACGACCACGTCACTAAGGAGAGCCTGGACGAGGTCACCG GGATGCTGGTGCGGGAGGTGCAGATCGAGGTCTCCCGGCAGCAGGTGGAGGAGCTCTTCGGCTTAGAAGATTACTGGTGCCAGTGCGTGGCCTGGAGCTCCGCGGGCACCACGAAGAGCCGCAGGGCGTACGTCCGCATAGCGT acCTGCGGAAGAACTTTGACCAGGAGCCGCTGGGTAAGGAGGTCCCGCTGGAGCATGAGGTCCTGCTGCAGTGCCGCCCACCCGAGGGGGTGCCGCAGGCCGAG GTGGAGTGGCTGAGGAACGAGGATGTCATCGACCCCACCCAGGACACCAACTTCCTGATCACCATCGATCACAACCTCATCATCAAGCAGGCCAGGCTCTTGGACACTGCTAATTACACCTGCATGGCCAAGAACATCGTGGCCAAGCGCCGAAGCACCACGGCCGCTGTCATCGTCTACG TGAACGGTGGTTGGTCCACCTGGTCCGAGTGGTCTCCTTGCAACAACCGCTGCGGCCGGGGCTGGCAGAAGCGCACCCGGACGTGCACCAACCCCGCGCCGCTGAACGGCGGCTCCTTCTGCGATGGGCAGCCTTTCCAGAAAATCACCTGCACCACCCTCTGCCCAG TGGACGGCGCGTGGACGGAGTGGAGCAAGTGGTCGGCGTGCAGCACCGAGTGCACCCACTGGCGCAGCCGCGAGtgcgccgccccggccccccgcaaCGGCGGCAAGGACTGCAGCGGCATACTGCTCGACTCCAAAAACTGCACCGACGGGCTCTGCATGCAGA aTAAAAGAGTTCTAAGCGAACCCAAAAGCCACC TGCTGGAGGCCACAGGCGACGTGGCCCTGTACGCCGGGCTGGTGGTGGCCATTTTCGTCTTCATCGTGATCCTCATGgctgtgggggtggtggtgtacAGGAGGAGATGCCGGGATTTTGACACGGACATCACAGACTCATCAGCCGCTCTGACCGGAGGCTTCCACCCCGTCAACTTCAAGACCTCCCGGCACG ACAACCCTCAGCTGCTGCACCCCTCGATGCAGCCGGACCTGACGGCCAGCGCGGGGGTGTACCGTGGCCCCATGTACGCCCTGCAGGACTCCTCCGACAAGATCCCCATGACCAACTCCCCCCTCCTTGACCCCCTCCCCAACCTCAAGATCAAGGTGTACAACTCCTCTACCGCCTCCTCCTCGCCGGGGCTCCATGATGGGACCGACCTGctcgggggggtcccggccaCCGGCACCTACCCGGGGGACAACACCAGGGATGGCCACTTTGCCAACCTGCGGAGCAAAGCCCTGGGCTCCCAGCATCTCCTCAGCTTGCCCCGGGAGCACGGCAACAGCGCCAGCAGCACGTTCGGCTACCTGGGGGGAAGGCTTACCATCCCGGGCACTG GGGTGAGCCTGCTGGTGCCCCACGGGGCCATCCCCCAAGGGAAGTTCTACGAGATGTACCTGGTCCTCAACAAGGCAGAGAGCGCCCT cctgccctcgGAAGGCACGCAGACGGTGCTGAGCCCGGCGGTGACCTGCGGGCCCACCGGCTTGCTCCTGTGCCGCCCCGTCGTCCTGACCATTCCCCACTGCGCAGATGTCGGCTCCTCGGATTGGATTTACCAACTGAAAACACAGTCCCACCAGGGAAACTGGGAG GAAGTTGTGACCCTGGATGAGGAGACCCTCAACACTCCCTGCTACTGCCAGCTGGAAGCTAAGTCCTGCCACATTTTGCTAGACCAGCTTGGTACCTACGTCTTCGTTGGAGAGTCCTACTCCAGGTCAGCCATCAAGAGGCTCCAGCTGGCGATCTTTGCCCCCACCGTTTGCACCTCGCTGGAGTACAGCCTCAAGGTCTACTGCTTGGAGGACACACCAGACGCTCTGAAG gaggtgctggagctggagcgGACGCTGGGTGGGTACCTGCTGGAGGAGCCCAAGCCCCTGCCCTTCAAGGACAGCTACCACAACCTGCGTCTCTCCATCCACGACATCCCCCACGCGCTGTGGAGGAGCAAGCTGCTGGCCAAGTACCAG GAGATCCCCTTCTATCACATCTGGAGCGGCAGCCAGCGAGCCCTGCACTGCACCTTCACGCTGGAGAGGTACAGCCAGGCCTCCACCGAGCTCACCTGCAAGATCTGCGTCCGGCAGGTGGAAGGGGAAGGGCAGATCTTCCAGCTCCATGTCACGTTGGGAGAG CATGCCGGCTCCTTCGACACCCTCCGCTCCCACCACAGTGGTGCCACTGCCACCACCACTCAGCTGGGACCTTACGCCTTCAAAATCCCCCTTTCCATCCGGCAGAAGATCTGCAACAGCCTGGATGCCCCCAACGCCAGGGGAAACGACTGGAGACTTCTCGCCCAGAAGCTTTCCATGGACCG gTATCTGAACTACTTTGCCACCAAAGCCAGCCCCACCGGGGTGCTCCTGGACTTATGGGAAGCCGAGCACCAAGACGACGGCGATCTCAACACCCTGGCCAGTGCCTTAGAAGAGATGGGCAAGAGCGAGATGCTGGTGGTCATGGCCACAGAGGGGGATTGCTGA